The Rouxiella sp. WC2420 region CAGTTCTGCCTAACACGGCCGATCTGAGCACGCAGCTGACTCAAAAAATCCGTCTAAATATTCCTATGCTCTCTGCAGCAATGGATACCGTTACCGAAGCGAACCTGGCAATTGCCCTGGCTCAGGAAGGCGGGATGGGGTTCATTCACAAAAACATGTCCATTGAACGTCAGGCCGAAGAAGTTCGCCGCGTTAAGAAACATGAAAGCGGCGTCGTTGCCGATCCAAAAACCGTAACACCTTCCACGACCCTGCGTCAGGTTAAAGAACTCACCGAAATCAACGGCTTTGCCGGTTATCCTGTTGTGACCGAAGGCAACGAACTGGTCGGTATTATTACCGGTCGTGACGTTCGCTTCGTGACCGATTTGGAGCAACCAGTCACCGCGGTTATGACGCCGAAAGAGCGTCTGGTTACCGTTAAAGAAGGCGAAGCGCGCGAAGTTGTTCTGCAGAAAATGCACGAAAAACGCGTCGAGAAAGCTTTGGTTGTCGATAGCCAGTTCCACCTGCTGGGTATGATCACCGTTAAAGATTTCCAGAAAGCAGAGCGTAAACCTAACGCCTGTAAAGACGAAAACGGCAGCCTGCGCGTAGGCGCTGCGGTTGGCGCTGGTGCCGGTAACGAAGAGCGTATCGACGCCCTGGTTGCTGCTGGTGTTGACGTACTGCTTATCGATTCTTCCCATGGTCATTCCGAAGGCGTTCTCGGACGCATCCGCGCAACTCGCGAAAAATATCCTGATCTGCAAATCATCGGCGGCAACGTTGCAACCGGCGAAGGTGCTCTGGCACTGGCTCAGGCTGGCGTGAGTGCAGTTAAAGTGGGTATCGGCCCTGGTTCAATCTGTACGACTCGTATGGTTACCGGCGTTGGCGTTCCACAGATCACTGCAGTTTCTGACGCGGTTGAAGCGCTGGAAGGCACCGGTATTCCGGTTATCGCTGACGGCGGCATTCGTTTCTCTGGCGACATCGCTAAAGCTATCGCTGCTGGCGCAAGCTGCGTGATGGTCGGCGGTATGCTGGCAGGCACCGAAGAGTCCCCGGGTGAAATCGAGCTGTACCAAGGCCGTTCATTCAAATCTTACCGCGGCATGGGTTCTCTGGGCGCGATGTCCAAAGGCTCTTCTGACCGTTACTTCCAGAGCGATAACGCCGCTGACAAACTGGTACCTGAAGGTATCGAAGGTCGCGTTGCCTATAAAGGCCGCCTGAAAGAGATCGTGCACCAGCAAATGGGCGGCCTGCGTTCGTGTATGGGTCTGACCGGCTGTGCTACTATCCAGGATCTTCGCACCAAGGCTGAATTTGTTCGTATCAGCGGTGCCGGTATTCAGGAAAGTCACGTACACGATGTGACGATTACCAAAGAGTCTCCGAACTACCGCATGGGCTCTTGATCTTCTTTCGGAGTTGCTGCGCGTTGGTGATACTGCGTTGAAACCGGACTTAAAATGCTCATTTACTTATGTAAACTGCGCTTTTTCGTCCGCTTCCGCCTTGTCTCACCTTAGCTCGCTGATTCCTTGATTGAGTTCATCGAGTTGATTGATTTGATTGAGTTGGTCGAGTTGATTGAGTCCGTGTTAAACCCGGTTTAGGCCGGGTTATCAGTTTCTTAGTTATTTCTTTAAAACTTTAACGCTCTGGAAAATCACCCGCATGAGTGAAAATATTCATAAGCATCGCATTCTTATCCTTGATTTCGGTTCCCAGTACACCCAACTGGTAGCACGCCGCGTTCGTGAACTCGGCGTGTATTGCGAACTCTGGGCCTGGGATGTGACTGAAGCTCAAATCCGTGAATTCAATCCGAACGGCATCATTCTGTCTGGCGGCCCGGAAAGCACCACTGAACATGGTAGCCCTCGCGCACCGGATTACGTATTCGAAGCTGGCGTCCCTGTTTTGGGCGTGTGCTACGGCATGCAGACTATGGCAATGCAGTTGGGTGGCCACGTTGAAGGTTCAACCGAACGTGAATTTGGCTATGCACAAGTTGAAGTGCAGACCAACAGCGCCCTGGTTCGCGATATTGAAGACGCTCTGAGCGCCAACAATAAGCCATTGCTTGATGTTTGGATGAGCCATGGCGATAAAGTCACTGCTATTCCTTCTGACTTTGTTACCGTTGCCAGCACCGATAACTGCCCGTTTGCCATTATGGCCAACGAAGAAAAACGCTTCTACGGCGTGCAGTTCCACCCTGAAGTGACGCACACCCGTCAGGGCCTGCGCATTCTGGAACGCTTCATCATGGATATCTGTGAGTGTGAAGCGCTGTGGACCCCGGCAAAAATCATCGAAGACGCGATTGAACGTCTGAAAGTGCAGATTGGCGACGATCACGTAATCCTCGGCCTGTCCGGCGGCGTTGACTCTTCCGTTACCGCGATGCTGCTGCACCGTGCAATTGGCGATCGTTTGACCTGCGTGTTCGTTGATAACGGACTGCTGCGTTTGAACGAAGCCGACCAAGTGTTAGAAATGTTTGGTGACCGCTTTGGTCTGAACATCATCCACGTTGCCGCTGAAGATCGCTTCCTGTCTGCATTGGCTGGCGAAAATGATCCAGAAGCCAAACGCAAAATCATTGGCCGCGTGTTTGTAGAAGTCTTCGACGAAGAAGCCAGCAAGCGTGACGAGTTCAAATGGTTGGCCCAGGGCACTATCTATCCAGACGTTATCGAATCTGCCGCTTCGGCGACGGGTAAAGCACACGTTATCAAGTCTCACCATAACGTTGGCGGCCTGCCAAAAGAGATGAAGCTGGGTCTGGTTGAGCCGCTGAAAGAGCTGTTCAAAGACGAAGTGCGCAAGATCGGTCTGGAACTTGGCCTGCCATACGACATGCTTTACCGTCACCCGTTCCCGGGGCCAGGTTTAGGCGTTCGCGTACTGGGCGAAGTGAAGAAAGAGTACTGTGACCTGCTGCGTCGCGCCGATGCTATCTTCATTGAAGAGCTGCACAAAGCTGACCTGTACAATAAAGTCAGCCAGGCATTCACCGTATTCTTGCCGGTTCGTTCTGTTGGCGTGATGGGTGATGGCCGTAAATACGATTGGGTTGTTTCACTGCGCGCAGTAGAAACCATCGACTTTATGACCGCACACTGGGCGCATTTGCCATACGATTTCCTTGGCCGCTGCTCTAACCGCATCATCAATGAAGTCGACGGTATTTCCCGCGTTGTCTACGATATCTCTGGTAAACCGCCAGCGACAATCGAGTGGGAATAAATCCCGCGATTTGTTAACGGCTTAGACCGATAGCAAGATCAGAAGCCCTCTGCGAAAGCAGGGGGCTTTTTCTTTTTTACGACTGATAACGAATGCCGAGAGACTCATTTTCCTGACGGTTTAATTCACGGTATCAATATAAAAGTTTTACTCTCAGCTCATTGATACCGTCACCTGTTTTAATCCTTCAAATGTATTTTCAAGCCTTCTTTATCTGTGGCAAATTCTTCTTTGAGAGTGAGTGCAGGGATATTGTAATCGCCGCCGTTTTGCTGGCGGTAAGGGAGCGGCTGAGTTGTGAATAAATCATCCAGGCGGTGGCCGTACTCCTCACAAAGCTGGGCATAACGCAATTCATCGGTTCTACCGGTGCGGTAAAAAACTAACGGAGGCAGCACCGCAAATCCTGGATAATGCAAAACGCCGTGCTGAATCGGGAATAAAATATCGTCGAGAGAGCCATTAATGCCGCGCGGACTATAGTGGGATTCCCATCCACCGGTCGTCACTGCCAGCATCGCGCGTTTGCCTGCCATATTTCCTTCACCGTAGCGGTCTCCCCAGTGAGTATCTGAATGCTCACCCACGCCGTAGGCAAATCCGTAAGCATATACCCGCTCAAACCAGCCTTTCATAATTGCTGGCATCGAGAACCACCAAAGAGGAAACTGAAAAATTACTGCATCGGCCTGGCGCAATTTTTGCTGTTCGGTGGCGATATCCGCACTCTGAGTGCCATTCTCAAAGGCCTTTTTAGAATCCAGAGACGGGTTGAATGGCCGATCGCCGCTGTAGGCGCTGCTGTCGTCGGCATCAATTTGTGCTTTCCAGTTCATGGCATAAAGGTCTGAGACCTGAACTGTATGACCCTGACTTTCAAGCCGCTGTACGGCAAAATCTTTAAGCGATCCGTTTAATGACTGGGGTTCTGGATGGGCATAAACAATAAGAATATTCATAGCTAACTCTCCGTTAAGTGGTAGGCGCAGAGTAGGGGGGACTAAGGTATAGTAGAAATGAATTTAAAATATAGTAGGTATAGTTATGAGCAATTTCGCCAATATGGACCTCAACCTTTTACTGACGCTCGATGCACTGCTCACCGAGCATAACGTGACGCGCGCGGCGCAGCGTTTGCATCTGTCGCAGCCGTCGGTCAGTGTCCAGTTGGCAAAACTGCGGGATATTTTTAACGATCCTTTGCTGCTTCCGGGACCAAGGGGCATGCTGCCTACCGCCAGAGCCGATGAGCTGCGTCAGCCGTTGCGTGACGCCATCGAGCTGCTAAGGCTGGCGGTTTCCCCTGTTAGCCATTTCGACCCGACTAAAAGTGATAAAACCTGGCGCGTCTCGGCGTCTGATTACGGCGAATCTGCAGTACTGCTCCCGGCTTTAAAGGGTTTTCGCATCGCCGCCCCTTTTGCTCGTTTAGCGATATTTGAAACTCAGCCTGCGAAGGTCGGCAGAAAGCTGGAGCTGGGGGAGATTGATTTGCTGTTTCATACGGGGGATGGCATACCTGGCGGGCTGCGTCGTCGAAAACTGTTCGATGAAACCTACCGCTTAGTGAGCCGCGTTGGGCATCCGACGTTGAAAGAGAATCCTGGTCTGGATGAATTTAATCAGCTTGAGCACGTAATGGTTTCACCCGACGGCGGTGGATTTTACGGCATCACCGATAAGGTACTGAGTGAGTGCGGGCTTAAGCGTAAGGTGGTGCTTTCGGTACCGCATTTCCTGTTTGTTCTCTCGGCGCTGGCCACTACTGATCTGGTCGCGATGTTGCCTGCACGGCTAATTGGCAACAATCCGGCATTACAGATTTTTGAACCGCCGCTTGAAGTTCCGGGCTTTGAAATGGCGATGTTATGGCATGAGCGCTCACATCGCGATCCGGCTCATCAATGGCTAAGAGATTTCTTTGTCTCGGCATTGTGATAAAGGGTTAAAATAGGCGATCAGCATCATTAATTCACAGTAAAGCACAGCATTCACAGGATCGTGTTAATTCACGGCGGATAAATATAGTGCATAAATGCACACTGATTCAATGCGATAGTCCTCTTGATTACCCTAATTAAACCCATTGGAACTGTGATAATCATCGTTTCAATGTGAATCCCTATCCTTAATAATAGTGATACTTCATTAATCAAAGCTTGAAGCTGCCCAACTCTAAGAATTAAAAAAAGACCAGCGATAACCGAGTGCCGGAGATTTATCCGTGCCAATAAATCGCTATGTCAAAATAAAAGCTATTTACAGGGGAAAACATCATGTTTATGGATATATTCCAACGCGTGGCCTTTCTTATCGCCGTTTCTTTACTCGGCTGGTATGTCGGCAAGAAATTTAAAATCAGCAGCAAGGATATTTCTTCACTATTAATTTATATTTTCTCGCCCATCGTTAGCTTTGTCTTGATTCTGGATTCGCCTGCAAACGTGGGCTATGTGCTTTATTCTGTTCTATTTTATGTTGTCTCATGCATTGCGGCCGTGCTGGCATTATTTGTTGGACAGCTAATTTGGAAGGATAACCGAGCCAATCTTTTTGCAGCCGCAGGCGGCCAGGGAAACGTCGGTTATTTTGTTTTACCGCTGGCAATTGGCCTGCTTCAGGGAAAAGAGGGCGGTGCAGCAGCGATTGGTATTATTGTGTTCTGTAAAGTTGCATCGACAATTTATGAATTTACAATGGCATTTTATTTAACTGCACGTAGTCATTATTCAGCTAAAAAGAGCTTGCTGATGGTGATAAAAATGCCGACTCTGCATGCGACTATTTTGGCATTAATCGTAAAATATTTTGGCTTTCATTTACCAGGATTTTTATCATCTGGCTTGAGCGGCTTTACTGGCGGCTACAGCATATTAGGTATGATGGTCATAGGACTTTCATTGGCAAGGTATGAGAAATTAATTCCCGACTGGAAATTCACCGCCTATTCAATTATCTGGAAACAAGGTCTTTATACCGTTGTCATCATCTTTATCTTCACCTATTTCTTTAATCTCACCTATGCCGAGAAAATTGTTCTGGTAATGCTGGCCTGCAACCCACTGGCGGGGAATATCGCTGCCGTTGCTGCGGCATTGGACGTTCATCCTGAGAAAGCCTCTTTTGCCATCATGGTGAGTACCATTTTGGCACTGATCACCGTACCGCTGACACTATCCTTTGTATTTTAAAGGCTGTGAAGTTAAGTTAATTGTGAAACGAATTTATGAGTTATCAGTAAACTCACAGTCCTGTGTGAATAAAAGTTAAAATGCCTGAATGTTTTTATATTAATAAATTCATTGATTTAAGTTAATTTTTACTTTTCTTGCTGACTGTGAAAAATGTGGCATCAGGCATGTTTTTGTGAATTATCGTTAAATATAATGTTAAACACACACTCATCTGACAGGTTAAACCCACCTATGAACTCATAGGCAGACTTTACCGGGTGACCTGTAAATCACGAGATAAACAATAATGAGTCAGTTAACGACAGTTCAGGTTATCAGTGCATTAGTGGTTCGTTCCCCTTTTGATGCGGGCATTCTTCCTGCCTGGGAAGAGCAGGGTAACGGCGTAGAAGTTAAATGGAATCCTACCACAGTGATTATGGATAACATTCGCAGCGGTTATCGTACCGATGTCGCGATTGTCACCGTGGCAGCAATGGATGAGCTGATCGAGGCCGGTATTGTCGATGGCAGTACCCGGATCGAGCTGGTGGAATCACGCATTGGTCTGGCGGTCAAAGCGGGTGAACCACACCCGAATATCGCGGATACGGATGCGCTTGTTGAAACTCTGCGCAATGCGCGTTCTGTCGCTTACTCGCTTGGCGGTGCCAGCGGGATTTATTTTAAGACACTGATCGAGAAACTGGGTATTGCCGAGGAAGTTAATAGCAAGGCGAGTACGATTCCCGAAGGTTTCACGGCAGAAAAATTGACCACTGGCGAAGCAAGTCTGGCGGTGCAGCAGATAAGCGAACTGCTGGTAGTTCCTGGTATTGAAGTGATCGGTCCCCTGCCTGAAGCCGTACAAAAGGCGACATCTTTCTCGGCGGCGGTGTTTAAAGACGCGAAAAATCCTCAGCTGAGTCAGGCCTTCCTGAGTCATTTACAATCAGCGGCTTCTGCCAGTGCTTACCAGGCTCAGGGGCTGGATCCACGTTTTTAATCGCCACACTTCAGGCCTGAAATTTACAAGCATTTTGAAAGGACATCATCGAGAGTGAACATGCTTCCTGTTGAACGACGAGACTATATTTTTCGCTATGTGCACGAAAACCAGGTGGCAGCAATCAATGTGCTTGCCAGCCTGATGAGTGTTTCGCACATGACTATCCGTCGTGACGTAGAAGAGCTGGAAAGAGAAGGGAAAATCACTCGGGTGAGCGGCGGCGTCAGGCTGAATGAAGCGCTACGGCAGGAGCTGGCATACATTGACAAGGCACAGCTTCATCATCGGCAGAAAATATTGCTGGGCAAATACGCCGCGAGCTGTGTTGAAGACGGGCTGGTGGTTTACCTCGATGCAGGAACCACGACTTTTGAAATTGCCCGCTGTCTGGCTGAGCGCTTTCATCTCACAGTGATCACCAACGATTTTTCAATATCTCAATATTTGATGGACAAGCCCCAGGTCAATCTCTTTCACATCGGTGGCGAGGTGGATAAGCGCAATTACTCGACAGTGGGGATTTGCGCGGCCTCATTTCTAAAGTCGCTAAACATTGATATTGCGTTTATCAGCAGTTCATCCTGGGATTTGAAATACGGGGTGTCGACGCCTTATGAAGGCAAGGCTATCGTCAAACAGGCGGTGCTCAGCGTTTCGCGCCGGAATATTCTGGTCAGCGATAGCAGTAAATACGGCAAGTATGGCAAATATAAAATCTTCCCGCTCGACGAAATAAAAGAAGTGATTACTGATTCACTATTACCGCTGCAAGAGCAAATCAGCATCAGGAACGAGGGGATACAGCTCCACGTTGTTCCGGTGTAATTTTAAAAAGGAAAAGATCATGTCCCTTGAAAGCAAAATCCGTGAAGAAATTTGTCAGACAGGTGTAAGCCTGTACCAGCGGGGATACGTGGTGGGTAGCGCGGGAAATATCAGTGCTCGTCTCGATGATGGTTGGCTGATTACCCCGACGGATGCCTGCCTCGGGCGGCTGGACCCGGCCGCCATTGCCAAGGTTGGCCGCAGCGGTGAATGGCTGTCTGGTGATAAGCCTTCAAAAACTTTGCTGCTGCATCGCCAGGTTTACGACAACAACTCTCAAGTTGGCGCAGTATTGCACACCCATTCTACCGCGCTGGTGGCGTTAACGCTGGCAGGAGTGTGGAGTAAAGAGAGCATTCTGCCGCCGATCACCCCCTATCAAGTCATGAAGGTGGGCAAGATTCCGCTGATTGATTACTGCCGTCCGGGGGCTCCGGAAGTCGCTGAGCAAGTTGCTGCGCTGGCGAATCAGGTGCGAGGTGTCATGCTGGAAAGGCTAGGGCCGGTTGTTTGGGAAAGCAGTGTTTCAAAAGCCTGTTTTGCCCTTGAGGAGCTAGAGGAAACAGCGCGCCTGTGGGCGATGCAGTTGAGTAAGCCATTGCCACTGTCACAACACAGCCTTGACGAATTGGCTCAGGTTTTTGGGGCGCAGTGGTGATAAAAAATCAAGCTGATTAAGGCAAAATCATGAAAAAAAAAGCTTTATTAACGAGGGGAAAGCACCTAATTATCAGTCTGAGTTATTTTTTACGCAGGACTTTATAGTGAAACAGATAGTATTCACCGGTTGAGCTTTCACCGCTGGAGATAATTTCCCAACCGCGATGAAGATAAAAAGCCACCGCTGATTTATTTTGGGTCAGGCATTTTAATGCGCCAGTGCGGGTAAAATTCTTTTCAACTACGCCAATCAGATAACTACCCACCCCTTGGCCCTGAGCTTCAGGGTCAATAAACAGGTTGTGCAGGAAATTCTCATACAGTTCTATCGAAGCAAATCCGACCACTTTCTCGTTTTGCTCGGCAACAATGATTTTTTCGCCAATCACCGCACGATCAAAATCCTCAAGCCTCCATTCGCTGCTGTCCAACCAGGTCCAGGCCGCTTTGCGAGAGGCGAGATATAGGGTGCGCAAAAAAGGACGATCGGCTTCTTGATAGGGGCGGACCCTGATAGACAAAGGCAACTCCTTGCAAATTGAAATCCCGGCGAATCGGTCGCCGGGATTTAACTACTATTTAAAAATCATATTCTAAAGCTAAGTTGCTTTGCCAGAAGTTTCCAGCGGAATTTGAGGTAGTTTGCACACCGGCGTATTCGGTTATGCTTAGGCCTTTAAGCGTGCCGCCAAAGCTATAAGTACCATAAGCCAGATATTCTGACTGGTTAGTGCTGCTCGCACCGCTGCCTGGCGTCAGGTCCATAAAGGTATAGCGTGCGCCGACAGAAATATTTGAGGTGGCCGCCCAGTCTACTTCAGTGCCGTAAGCATTGCCGCTGCCCAGGTCCTGAGTACTGGTAAAGTAAGGTTGAGCGAAATACGTTCCAGATGAGACATTGTGCGAGTAAGGCGTGACCAGGGCTCCATCACCGTAGGCATTATTGCTGGCGGCAATGTGATCCCAACCCAGGGACCAAACCACCGACGGGGTGAAGTTCATTGTAAATTGCGCGCCGTAAGTGGTGCTGTTGACTTCGCCTGCAACGGCATTGCCCGAGCTAAGACCACGAATCGCCTGCACACCAATTTTAGGCTGATATGGATTATCGGTCCACGACAGGAAGCTGTCCCCATAATACATTTTGGTATAGTTATTATAGTCTTGATACCACAGCTGGCCGGTCAGTTTTTTGTTGTCAAAGTTGACTGCGCGGCCTCCGCCGATAGCCCACATACCGTTTGTTTTCATGCCTTCATTCGTTCCGTCAGCATTGGTATATTCGGTGTCTCTGTGGAAACCTTGATCACCCCATGACTTGTAGCGGGTGACTTTAGTGGCGTGCAGGAAGTTGTCACTGTCACCGTAATTGGCGTCAACGGCACGATACAGCATCGGGGTGATACGCCAGTCGTAATCACCGAGGAATGGGATATTCAGCCGCTGGTCACCGGCAGTAATACTGAAGTCTTTATAATGATATTTAATGTAGGCTTCGCCAACGCCGGTTTCATTTGGGCCAAGTTCTGCAACCAGGTGATCTTCATTGTGGTCGATACCACGCTGCAAGATGCCACCAAGTGCAAAGCTCAGGCCGTAATACTCGGCACTGGTGTATTTTAGTGTGCCGCCATAGCTAAAGGTATCTTGGCTGTAACCTTTTTCGAAATAGGCGTTATTCGTTGAGTAGTCAAGCGCACGCAGGCTGCCGTGTATCGTTCCGCAGGTAAACATTTGCGTCAGTGAGTCAGCAACACCCGCGCTACAGTCAGACGTAGCCGCCATCGCATGCCCCATAAACATTGCTTGCGTCACCCATAGCGCGCCTAGCTTCAAAGAGAAGCATAATTTTTGTCGTTTCATTCTTTTATCCTGTCGAAAGTAATGTCATTTGCGGGCTATAAAACGGCCTATTTGCTTTTGTCTCTCAAATTTTACGCAAACGGTTGCCAGCTCATTGAGCAAAGGGCGGGGGCATAATAGATATTTTTATAGTTTGGTCAATAAGAACGGATCGTTATCATTTTAAACCGAATACATATTTAGGGTCTAAAAGCACGCTGGGTGTATGTAACTATTTGTTATTTATTTAAATTATTTAGGTGAGCTAATTTATGGATAAACGTTTCTTTATTTGTCGTGCTTGATTTTAAAACATCATAACTTGTTTGTTTTTACCGCGATGTTGCAAAATATCGGTATTATTTGTTTCATTATTTATTTGCTTAAATAATGTGCTTATTACAAGTTACGTACCGTTATATTATCGTTGCTGCCGTACAGTAATTAATAAAATAAATCCCGGCGAATTGAACGCCGGGATTGTAGACCTGGTTAGAAGTCGTATTCCAGACTGATTCGGTTTTGCCAGAAGTTTCCAGCTGAGTTAGAGGTGGTTTGCACGCCGGCAAAATCGGTCACGCTCAGGCCTTTCAGCACACCATCAAAGCTGTATGTGCCGTAAATCAGGTATTCCGACTGATTAGTGCTGCTCGCGCCAGAGCTAGGAGTCAGATCCATAAAGGTATAACGAGTACCAACAGAAATGCTGGAAGTTGCCGTCCAGTTCAGGTCGGTGCCGTAGGCATTGCCGCTGCCCAAGTCCTGAGTGCTGGTGAAGAACGGTTGTGCGAAATACGGGCCTGATGAAGCATTATGCGCATATGGCGTGACCAGTGCGCCGTCGCCGTAGGCATTATTGCTGGCGGCAATGTGATCCCAGTTCAGAGACCAGCGCAGAGACGGAGTAAAGTTCATCGCGAACTGTGCGCCGTAAGTGGTGCTGTTAACTTCGCCCGCGACGGCATTGCCCGAGCTAAGGCCGCGAATAACTTGCAGACCAATTTTTGGCTGGTAAGAGGTATCGGTCCACGACAGGTAGCTGTCGGCATAATACATTTTAGTATAATTATTATAGTCTTCGTACCACAGCTGGCCGGTCAGCTTTTTATTATCAAAGTTGACTGCGCGACCGCCGCCGATGGCCCACATGCCGTTGGTTTTCATGCCTTCGTTAGTGCCATCTGCATTGGTATAGGCAGTGTCTCTGTGGAAACCTTGATCACCCCAGTTTTTAAAGCGGGTGACTTTAGTGGCGTGCAGGAAGTTATCGGCATCGCCGTAGTTGGCATCAACAGCGCGGTACAGCATTGGGGTGATACGCCAGTCATAATCACCGAGGAATGGAATGCTAAGGCGTTGATCACCGGCAGTAATACTGAAATCTTTATAATGATATTTGATGTAGGCCTCACCGACGCCGGTTTGATTTGAACCGAGCTCAGAGACCAAATGATCCTGATTGTGATCAATACCACGCTGGAAAATGCCACCGAGACCAAAGCTCAGGCCATAATATTCTGCGGTGGTGTATTTTACGGTGCCGCCGTAGCTGAAGGTGTCTTGACTGTAACCTTTTGAAAAATATGCGTTATGTGTCGAGTAATCAAGCGCACGCAGGCTGCCGTGTACTGAACCGCAGGTGAACATTTGGGTCAGTGAGTCGGCAACGCCAGCGTCGCAGTCAGACGTCGCGGCTGTTGCCGCCGCCGCATGACCCATAAACAGTGCCTGTGAAACCAATAGCGCGCCCAGCTTCAATGAGAAGCTTAATTTTTGTTGTTTCATTCATTTCATCCTGTCAAAAGTAATGTCATTTGCGGGCCTTAAAAGCGGCCTATTTGTTTGTGTTTCTCAAATTTGACGCAAACGGTTGCCACCTCGCTAAACAAAGGGCGGGGCGATAATAGTTATTTTTATCGTTCAGTCAATAAGAGTGGATCATTATCAATTTCAAGCTGGTCACGTATTTCCCAGCCACGCAGCTTGCCGGGATTAAGTAATCCATTAGGATCTAATGCATTTTTTACTGAAACTACCTCCGTGCGAACGACTCCTTGCTTACCA contains the following coding sequences:
- a CDS encoding TonB-dependent receptor, with the protein product MKRQKLCFSLKLGALWVTQAMFMGHAMAATSDCSAGVADSLTQMFTCGTIHGSLRALDYSTNNAYFEKGYSQDTFSYGGTLKYTSAEYYGLSFALGGILQRGIDHNEDHLVAELGPNETGVGEAYIKYHYKDFSITAGDQRLNIPFLGDYDWRITPMLYRAVDANYGDSDNFLHATKVTRYKSWGDQGFHRDTEYTNADGTNEGMKTNGMWAIGGGRAVNFDNKKLTGQLWYQDYNNYTKMYYGDSFLSWTDNPYQPKIGVQAIRGLSSGNAVAGEVNSTTYGAQFTMNFTPSVVWSLGWDHIAASNNAYGDGALVTPYSHNVSSGTYFAQPYFTSTQDLGSGNAYGTEVDWAATSNISVGARYTFMDLTPGSGASSTNQSEYLAYGTYSFGGTLKGLSITEYAGVQTTSNSAGNFWQSNLALEYDF
- a CDS encoding TonB-dependent receptor, coding for MKQQKLSFSLKLGALLVSQALFMGHAAAATAATSDCDAGVADSLTQMFTCGSVHGSLRALDYSTHNAYFSKGYSQDTFSYGGTVKYTTAEYYGLSFGLGGIFQRGIDHNQDHLVSELGSNQTGVGEAYIKYHYKDFSITAGDQRLSIPFLGDYDWRITPMLYRAVDANYGDADNFLHATKVTRFKNWGDQGFHRDTAYTNADGTNEGMKTNGMWAIGGGRAVNFDNKKLTGQLWYEDYNNYTKMYYADSYLSWTDTSYQPKIGLQVIRGLSSGNAVAGEVNSTTYGAQFAMNFTPSLRWSLNWDHIAASNNAYGDGALVTPYAHNASSGPYFAQPFFTSTQDLGSGNAYGTDLNWTATSSISVGTRYTFMDLTPSSGASSTNQSEYLIYGTYSFDGVLKGLSVTDFAGVQTTSNSAGNFWQNRISLEYDF